Proteins encoded in a region of the Pseudomonas denitrificans (nom. rej.) genome:
- a CDS encoding VOC family protein, with the protein MTVRRIVANLATGQPAEVARFYRELFDLDVVMDHGWLITLASGDSALAQMSLASEGGSGAPVPDLSIEVDNLDEVYERAHAGGHEITYALTVEPWGVRRFFLRDPLGTLLNVLEHR; encoded by the coding sequence ATGACCGTCCGCCGCATCGTCGCCAACCTCGCCACCGGCCAGCCTGCCGAGGTCGCGCGTTTCTACCGCGAGCTGTTCGACCTCGACGTGGTGATGGACCACGGCTGGCTGATCACCCTCGCCAGCGGCGACAGCGCGCTGGCGCAGATGAGCCTGGCCAGCGAAGGTGGCTCCGGTGCGCCGGTGCCGGACCTGTCCATCGAGGTGGACAATCTCGACGAGGTGTACGAGCGCGCCCACGCGGGCGGCCACGAGATCACCTACGCACTGACCGTCGAGCCCTGGGGCGTGCGGCGCTTCTTCCTGCGTGACCCGTTGGGGACGCTGTTGAATGTGCTGGAGCACCGCTAG
- a CDS encoding thermonuclease family protein, whose protein sequence is MRFVPAALLVLSFLPLAGHADEECQVTAVFSGDQLTCQRADGGDTTIHLRGITAPELEQPFGQRSRAALVQLALGKSATLKHAEQLADGSLRAAVWVTPAECPNCGHTLDIGRAQLSIGLARWRQSDAQTPEEVGQYQFEEHEAKARRTNLWRKP, encoded by the coding sequence ATGCGATTCGTTCCCGCCGCACTGCTCGTACTTTCCTTCCTTCCCCTCGCCGGCCACGCGGATGAGGAATGCCAGGTGACGGCCGTGTTCAGCGGCGACCAGCTAACCTGCCAGCGCGCGGACGGCGGCGATACCACCATCCACCTGCGTGGCATCACCGCCCCGGAACTGGAACAGCCCTTCGGCCAGCGCTCCCGTGCGGCCCTGGTGCAGCTCGCCCTGGGCAAGAGCGCCACCCTCAAGCACGCCGAGCAGCTTGCCGATGGCAGCCTTCGCGCGGCAGTCTGGGTCACCCCGGCGGAATGCCCGAACTGCGGTCACACCCTGGATATCGGCCGGGCCCAGCTGAGCATCGGCCTCGCACGCTGGCGGCAGAGCGATGCGCAGACGCCCGAGGAAGTCGGCCAGTACCAGTTCGAAGAGCACGAGGCCAAGGCCCGCCGCACCAATCTCTGGCGCAAGCCCTGA
- a CDS encoding substrate-binding periplasmic protein — MILPSQAHRLPLLPRARLKRLVLLGLALASVPLAACEKTLRWDDDPPFSMQLPDGSVGGLYVELNRTVLERLGCEVRMVKLPWARALKELELGRLDVLPGAFRKPEREAYAWFSGTVLPPSRNILFVRRGLPQLGSLQQLSDLPGSDFRLGAQIDVSYGEPYRQLMADPDFAARVFFNPSRSNLWHMVDKGRIDGIIADEHSGQYELQQLGLAKRIEPTSVVVSAESAEVAFSKRTQDEDFVRRYAQTLKTLVDAGEDRRILQHYVSN, encoded by the coding sequence GTGATCTTGCCGTCGCAAGCCCATCGCCTGCCGTTGCTCCCGCGTGCGCGCCTGAAGCGCCTGGTCCTGCTGGGCCTGGCGCTGGCCAGCGTGCCGCTGGCCGCCTGCGAGAAGACCCTGCGCTGGGATGACGACCCGCCCTTCAGCATGCAATTGCCCGACGGCAGCGTCGGCGGGCTCTACGTCGAGCTGAATCGCACTGTGCTGGAGCGCCTGGGGTGCGAGGTGCGGATGGTCAAGCTGCCCTGGGCTCGGGCGCTCAAGGAACTCGAACTCGGTCGCCTCGACGTGCTGCCCGGGGCCTTCCGCAAGCCCGAGCGCGAGGCCTACGCCTGGTTCTCCGGTACCGTGCTGCCACCGTCGCGCAACATCCTCTTCGTCCGTCGCGGCCTGCCCCAGTTGGGCAGCCTGCAGCAGCTTTCCGACCTGCCCGGCAGCGACTTCCGCCTCGGCGCGCAGATCGACGTTTCCTACGGTGAACCCTATCGCCAGTTGATGGCCGACCCCGACTTCGCCGCGCGGGTGTTCTTCAATCCCAGCCGCAGCAACCTCTGGCACATGGTCGACAAGGGCCGAATCGACGGCATCATCGCCGATGAGCACAGCGGCCAGTACGAACTGCAGCAGTTGGGCCTGGCCAAGCGCATCGAGCCCACCAGCGTGGTGGTGTCAGCGGAGTCGGCGGAAGTCGCCTTCAGCAAGCGTACCCAGGACGAGGACTTCGTCCGTCGCTACGCGCAGACGCTGAAGACGCTGGTGGACGCGGGCGAGGATCGGCGCATCCTGCAGCACTACGTCAGCAACTGA
- a CDS encoding LysR family transcriptional regulator produces MDRLQAMQVYTRIVELKAFGKAADSLQMPRASVTQLIQQLETHLGVQLLRRTTRQVSVTADGQAYYERCVRLLEDLEEAENCFSDSPDNPRGKLRIDLPSSLGRLVVIPALPQFCRRYPQIELELSLNDRQVDLVREGVDCVLRAGELPDSSLVGRRIAELEQLTCVSRAYVQEFGLPEHPERLEGHLAVNYQSASSGRIFDLEFRFDGQLRTQRLPSRIAVNNADAYIAACRGGFGMIQAPRYHLHEGLASGELVEVLRAWQPPPLPVSVLHPVRRQMSGRLRVFSDWLGGLFAAGIG; encoded by the coding sequence ATGGACCGCTTGCAGGCCATGCAGGTCTACACCCGCATCGTCGAACTCAAGGCCTTCGGCAAGGCCGCGGACAGCCTGCAGATGCCGCGCGCCAGCGTGACCCAGCTGATCCAGCAACTGGAGACGCACCTGGGCGTGCAACTGCTGCGTCGTACCACGCGGCAGGTCAGCGTCACCGCCGATGGACAGGCTTATTACGAGCGCTGCGTGCGCCTGCTGGAGGACCTGGAGGAGGCGGAGAACTGCTTCTCCGACTCGCCCGACAACCCGCGCGGCAAGCTGCGCATCGACCTGCCCAGTTCGCTGGGACGGCTGGTGGTAATCCCGGCGCTGCCGCAGTTCTGCCGGCGCTACCCGCAGATCGAGCTCGAACTGAGCCTGAATGATCGCCAGGTGGACCTGGTGCGAGAAGGCGTCGATTGCGTGCTGCGTGCAGGCGAACTGCCGGATTCCAGTCTGGTCGGCCGGCGCATCGCCGAGCTGGAGCAACTGACCTGCGTGAGCCGCGCCTACGTGCAGGAGTTCGGCCTGCCCGAGCATCCGGAGCGGCTCGAAGGGCACCTGGCGGTCAATTACCAGTCGGCCTCCAGCGGGCGCATCTTCGACCTGGAGTTCCGCTTCGATGGCCAGCTGCGCACCCAGCGGCTGCCCAGCCGGATCGCGGTGAACAACGCCGACGCCTACATTGCCGCCTGCCGCGGCGGCTTCGGCATGATCCAGGCGCCGCGCTATCACCTGCACGAGGGCCTGGCCAGCGGCGAACTGGTGGAGGTGCTGCGCGCCTGGCAGCCGCCGCCGCTGCCGGTCAGCGTGCTGCACCCGGTGCGCCGGCAGATGTCGGGGCGCCTGCGGGTGTTCTCCGACTGGCTCGGCGGTTTGTTCGCGGCCGGCATCGGCTGA
- a CDS encoding alpha/beta fold hydrolase — MSFVKAKDGTEIFYKDWGSGQPVVFSHGWPLNADAWDAQMLFLVQKGYRVIAHDRRGHGRSGQPANGNDMDTYADDLAAVIDALDLKSATLVGHSTGGGEVTRYIGRHGTKRLSGAVLIGAVPPLMLKTAANPGGLPIDVFDGIRKGVKEDRSQFFKDLAVPFYGYNRPGAKQSQGVIDNFWLQGMTGGHLGQYLCIHEFSEVDYTEDLKKIDVPALILHGDDDQIVPIGAAGQRSVELVQKGELKVYKGGPHGMCTTLADQVNEDLLGFLNR; from the coding sequence ATGAGCTTCGTCAAAGCGAAAGATGGCACTGAGATCTTCTACAAGGATTGGGGCAGCGGGCAGCCGGTGGTGTTCTCCCACGGCTGGCCGCTCAATGCCGACGCCTGGGACGCGCAGATGCTGTTCCTGGTGCAGAAGGGCTACCGGGTCATCGCCCACGACCGGCGCGGCCACGGCCGTTCGGGCCAGCCGGCCAACGGCAACGACATGGACACCTACGCCGATGACCTGGCGGCGGTGATCGATGCGCTGGACCTCAAGTCCGCCACGCTGGTGGGCCATTCAACCGGTGGCGGCGAGGTGACGCGCTACATCGGCCGGCATGGCACCAAACGTCTTTCCGGGGCGGTGCTGATCGGTGCGGTGCCGCCGCTGATGCTCAAGACGGCTGCCAACCCCGGCGGCCTGCCGATCGACGTGTTCGACGGCATCCGCAAGGGCGTGAAGGAAGACCGCTCGCAATTCTTCAAGGACCTGGCGGTGCCGTTCTACGGCTACAACCGGCCGGGTGCGAAGCAGTCCCAGGGCGTGATCGACAACTTCTGGCTGCAGGGCATGACCGGCGGGCACCTGGGCCAGTACCTGTGCATCCACGAGTTCTCCGAAGTGGACTACACCGAGGACCTGAAGAAGATCGACGTGCCAGCGCTGATCCTCCACGGCGACGATGACCAGATCGTGCCCATCGGCGCCGCCGGCCAGCGTTCGGTGGAGCTGGTGCAGAAGGGCGAGCTGAAAGTCTACAAGGGCGGCCCGCACGGCATGTGCACCACCCTGGCCGACCAGGTGAACGAGGACCTGCTGGGCTTCCTCAATCGCTGA